The Salmo trutta chromosome 27, fSalTru1.1, whole genome shotgun sequence genome includes the window TTTTCCATGGGTTTACGATTGTGTTCATCCTCATCTCAACCCAAATAATATGATCAAATAATCATCAACTCAACTCATCATCAGTGCAACTCAACTCCACTCAAAGCAGACAATCTTTCACTAAATTGAGATGAGTACATACCTATTGGCACAACAACCTTCAGCTGTGAAGCACAACTGTTGGTGGGGCTGATCCACAGCACCCGTTAGACATCAGCTGTCGAGAGAGGCCTGCCAATCCTGGCACTGTAATGTCATCAGACTGCATTCCCATGCTCTGTTTTCACGATTCCATGGTAATCCCTGCCTCATGGGATATCTCCACTCAAATGTGGCTCAGTGCACCACCCTGTCAAAGCCTAGGCCCCAGTGCATAATCCCTCATATGATCCAGGGGCTCTGAGTACGGGAGGACCACTCCCTCACCATGCTAATTATAGACTCCCAGAGAGGAAAGGGCTATGGAAATAATTTAATTGCAAAATAAGAAGTATTTAAGGTCTTCATTATGAAATGTGCGCTATACCATCAATCATGTTTAGTGTGCAAGGTTATAGTAACCCCAGTCAGATATTTAGTTTGCTGGCATGATCTAAGTAGGTTATAGTAACTCCGATCAGATATTTAGTTTGCTGGCATGATCTAAGTAGGTTATAGTAACCCCAGTCAGATATTTAGTTTGCTGGCATGATCTAAGTAGGTTATAGTAACCCCGATCAGATATTTAGTTTGCTGGCATGATCTAAGTAGGTTATAGTAACCCCGATCAGATATTTAGTTTGCTGGCATGATCTAAGTAGGTTATAGTAACCCCGATCAGATATTTAGTTTGCTGGCATGATCTAAGTAGGTTATAGTAACCCCAGTCAGATATTTAGTTTGCTGGCATGATCTAAGTAGGTTATAGTAACCCCGATCAGATATTTAGTTTGCTGGCATGATCTAAGTAGGTTATAGTAACCCCAGTCAGATATTTTGTTTGCTGGCATGATCTAAGTAGGTTATAGTAACCCCGATCAGATATTTAGTTTGCTGGCATGATCTAAGTAGGTTATAGTAACCCCAGTCAGATATTTAGTTTGCTGACATGATCTAAGTAGGTTATAGTAAACCCGGTCAGATATTTAGTTTTCTGGCATGATCTAAGTAGCTAATAGTAACCCCGGTCAGATATTTAGTTTGCTGGCATGATCTAAGTAGGTTATAGTAAACCCAGTCAGATATTTAGTTTGCTGGCATGATCTAAGTAGGTTATAGTAAACCCGGTCAGATATTTAGTTTTCTGGCATGATCTAAGTAGCTAATAGTAACCCCGGTCAGATATTTAGTTTGCTGGCATGATCTAAGTAGGTTATAGTAAACCCAGTCAGATATTTAGTTTGCTGGCATGATCTAAGTAGGTTATAGTAAACCCAGTCAGATATTTAGTTTGCTGGCATGATCTAAGTAGGTTATAGTAAACCCGGTAAGATATTTAGTTTGCTGGCAGGATCTAAGTAGGTTATAGTAAACCCAGTCAGatatttccgcctgaatgacgtgcccaaagtaaactgcctgtagcttaggccctgaagctaggatatgcatataattggtaccattggaaagaaaacactttgaagtttgtagaaatgttaaaataatataagagaatataacacaatagatatggtaggagaaaatccaaagaaaaaccaaccggaattgttttgagagagaccatcctcttaaaatgcaagagaaaggccatattgTAAattggatgcaattcctatggcttccacagggtgtcagcagtctatgttcaaagtttcaggctTGTAGCttcaaaaacaaataagaaataacagttttagtaGAAGGACTCAGTCTTGGAAATCCGTGTTTGCGCGCCATGAAGAAATTACACATCTGCCAAAAATGTTCCTATTAAACATACTTCTTCCCGAAAAAAATATTAtagttttattacattttagggtatctgagaagtaaatagaaacatattttgacttgttgaaacaaagtttaggggtagattttcggattcctttctctgcaagttgaagtCTAAACAGacttttggggatataaagaaggattttatctaacaaaacaaaactacatgtTATAGTTgagaccctttggatgataaatcagaggaagatttaaaaaaaataatatttaatcaTTATATGTGactgtatgaaacctgtgctggtcgaaaaatattttgatatggatcgccgtcctcaaacaatcgcatggcatgttttcgctgtaatagctactgtaaatcggacagtgcagttagattaacaagaatttaagctttcagctgatataagacacttttatgtatcaaaatgtttaaaatccataatatttattaGAATTTATTTGAATTATGCGCCccccagtttcaccggaagttgtccagTTTGCTGGCATGATCTAAGTAGGTTATAGTAACCCCGGTCAGATATTTAGTTTGCTGACATGATCTCATTATGTGAAAAAGCCAATAATAAATTAACAATCTCAGGTGATCATGGTACCAATTGCTGTGTGTTTGTTAAATCCAGGCCCCCGGAAAGCaaagaagagagcagagggagcCAAATCCAATGTGTTCTCTCCATGTttgaacaggcccagatccacgagTTCAAAGAAGTAAGTAGACCAACTTGATAAATTGCTTCTCCAAAGCTAGTTACATTTCTTTTCCATTGATTTTGCCAAGTAACACAACCATAGACACATGCAGTACATAGTGGTCTGTCCAGAACATTTTGAATGGGGTGGCCGAGGTGGGGCACGGACCCAGTTTAGGAGGGCCATAACATTTTGAACCTTAATCAATGCAAGGTGGATTTTTTTTCTATATAAATATGATGGTTCAATGTATTAAATGCTTCAGATTAGGTTTGGTACATTTCCCTGTTCAAATGGTAGCTAAACTAACTTCTAAAATGATTTCTCATTTGTGTCTATCCGTGTTTCGTAATTTTCCTTaaattcgcaagtggctgaatctatttcaccagagaaagcatctgagcgagggaaacagcgcccctctgtcttagTATCTGTAGCCCAGACAGTATCAggtacatgggctacacataccaAGACAGAGgtgcgctgtttcgctcgctctgaTGCTTTCTCCGGTAATATTGGTGAGTCTTGCTGTCAGGTGTGGGTCTTGGTCAAAATTATCAATATGTTCAGAGTCGACCTATCAGATCTCAgatttggggggtggggggtagggGGTGGACACCCTTGACACACCACTGGCAGTACATAGATAAATTGTCTTTTGAATCTGAATATATACTTACATAACAGGAGTACGCAAGTATGCTCTGATGTGAATACATGTACACCTACTCACCCTATCAACCCTCAACAGGCTTTCACTATCATGGACCAAAACAGGGATGGTTTAATACATTTGTACAAGATAAATTCATGAAATAAAGTGGGATATACAGGATATAAGTGGGAATATTGAATGGAAGTATGTAAGAATGGTCAACCAATACAATGATGATATACAATCATAGATGTCATACAAAGGCTTCACTGCTCATATGACTGATTGAAAAGGTGCTTATAGCCAGAGATACATAGCTGGTTTATCTGGCTTCATGCTGGCAGCAGATCCTGGTTTTGGCCCATCTGTCAAATTGAAATGATgccttggtctgtctgtctgtctgtctgtcatcctttAGGTGCAGACCCAGAGGAGACCATCCTCAATGCCTTCAAAGTCTTTGATCCTGAGGGGAAGGAGACCTTGAAGAAGGACTTGTGAGTGTGCCTGTCTTACAATGCAGTCTTACATATTAggtgtgtacagatgtaggatcttaatttgagccagtttgctgaAGCAATAAAATAATCCTGCAGGAACAGGAAACGTTAATTATTATGTGGACAATAATTAATTGACATTTTTGCAGGGGTTGATAGATTTTTTGGTTTGGACAAATCGAGTCTAAAATGTCCAACTGGAAATTACAAACTCTaataagcctttttaaacctcaaatacattaAACGTATGCATTTccttctgcatttcctgcatttcctgagaattctcagcaacaaaagagtaatcaaattaagatcctacatacagtatgtactgtatgtagactCCTAATAATTACTACTACTCTTCATAGTATAACAGTGTAACAGtgtcttagtctatgccgctctgacattgctctttcaaatatattcttaattccattccttactttagatttgtgtgtattgctgtgaaattgttagatattacttgttagatattattgcactgttggaactagaaataCACCCATTtcgttacacccgcaataacatctactaaacacgtgtttgtgaccaatacaattagatttgagaTGTTAACAACCCAGGCAGATGGGTTCTCCCGCGAAAAGTTTAGAACCATCATCACtgatcatttttttttacatactaAGGAAAAACACTTTCATCATCTTCTCAAACAGGCTTTGTGATCTATCCCTTCAGATGGAGCAGATGTTCACCACCTTCCCTCCAGATGTGGCTGGACACCTGGACTACAAGAATCTGGTCTACATCATCACACATGGGGAAGAGAAGGACCATGAATAAATCCACCTCTTGCTAACTGTCCTTGCATCTCTCCTGTTACACGTTGCCCCGCTGCGCATCAAAGCTATCTGGAAATGTTTGAGATGTGCATGATCATCTTGTAAACAAAGGATGTTCAGGTTAATCGCATAGAATCCATTTTCATACAGGATAGATCCAACTGTAACTAAGTATGATCTGTCCATTTGGGAAAGCTATCAGATGATTTGAACTGTACCAGCCCCAGCTGGTACACATTCTAAAATCATCTAGAGAGTCTAGGTTCACAGCCCCAGCTGGTACACATTCTAAAATCATCTAGAGAGTCTAGGTTCACAGCCCCAGCTGGTACACATTCTAAAATCATCTAGGGAGTCTAGGTTCACAGCCCCAGCTGGTACACATTCTAAAATCATCTAGAGAGTCTAGGTTCACAGCCCCAGCTGGTACACATTCTAAAATCATCTAGAGAGTCTAGGTTCACAGCCCCAGCTGGTACACATTCTAAAATCATCTAGAGAGTCTAGGTTCACAGCCCCAGCTGGTACACATTCTAAAATCATCTCGAGAGTCTAGGTTCACAGCCCCAGCTGGTACACATTCTAAAATCATCTAGAGAGTCTAGGTTCACAGCCCCAGCTGGTACACATTCTAGTATCATCTAGAGAGTCTAGGTTCACAGCCCCAGCTGGTACACATTCTAGAATCATCTAGAGAGTCTAGGTTCACAGCCCCAGCTGGTACACATTCTAAAATCATCTAGAGAGTCTAGCTTCACAACAGTTTGTATTTGTAATCTTGTTCAGAAATTCCACTTTAATGTTTTGTCCTGTGAACAAGGATGTGCACTTGTAAACCTTCAAAATCTATCAATACAAATATTGCAACAAAAAACAGAATGGTCAATTACAATTAATGAGGTGTCTGAAATTCCTATTGGTATTCTTACCAGACGCCTGCTTCCCTCTCATAAATCTAAGCTTGGCTATTAGTAAAATAATCAGTTCTTCTGGGGAAGATGAAAATCACAGTAATTAAATTGTCATTGACAATCAAGTTCTACGGAGGCTGAAATATTTAGGGAGGAGGCTGGCACTGTGGCAGCAGTAATGCACGGATGCCACGGCGTGGCACACCTAGGAGGGTAGTATATCCCAGGCCAGCACAGTAGATGGCAGCGGCCATCAAATCCACCCAGAAGGTTGTTCGTGCAGATTCCTCTGAAGTAGGAAAGTGGGTGTGGCTAGATCAGAGGGCATCGTTAACGGCTAATAGATAGGCTAACGTTTATTTTGTCCCGGTAGACGGCTAATATTAGGTGTTGTTTTGTATAACACTAAGATGTTGAAGTAGTTAGCTAGGTATAATATAACGTTGTATGATAACCAAATAACAGGGTGTCATTTCTACACGTTTTTGTTCTTGGAACCAGCAATTTAGTGAAGCTAGCCAATCGTAGCCACcactagctagcgttagctaacCAGCACTAGATTTGCAGCTCACTCAGCCATTTTTTCTACGTCGCCATGGCCGATGTTGACAAACTCAACATAGACAGTATCATCCAGCGTCTTTTAGAAGGTAAGGAAAGAGTACATTAATCTTACGTTATTTATGCAATATTATGTTTACTTCGTTAGATGACAGGTGGCAAGCCTTAGCTAGATAACGCGTTAGTTGTTGACGCAGGTTGGCTCTGGCTATCGGTAGCTagctaagctaacgttagctagtaactagctaacattagttatTAAGGCTGTTGTTGCCCATatctaactagctaatgttaaccTGACATTTGTCCCGGACGACACATTAAGAAATGTCCATTCaaagtagttagctagctatgtaacTAACGTTACTTTAGCTACATGATCCAGGGCACTGTCTTAGTCAACTAATAGCtgccccagtcagtcagtaaaagATTAAGTCAATAACATGAGAAATCTGATATGATGGTCACCACTCACACCCCTATCCAGACAACATGGCAATGAGTATGATGGCGAACTAGGTAGATACTGTATCTTTGCTTGTAGATTCATCAGGATTGTTTCATTTTTAGTCAGGGGAGCAAAGCCTGGTAAGAATGTGCAGCTGCAGGAGAACGAGATCCGAGGATTGTGCCTCAAGTCCAGGGAGATATTTCTCAGCCAACCTATCCTTCTTGAACTTGAAGCCCCCCTCAAGATCTGTGGTGAGTAATCATCAATATTTGGTGAACATAACTGTTACATGAAGTGTCTTCTATCCCAATGAGGGATGTGTAGAACTTGAAGTTGAAATAATTTGCCTTCTTCAGGTGACATCCATGGGCAATATTATGACTTATTGAGGCTGTTTGAGTATGGGGGCTTCCCTCCTGAGAGCAACTACCTATTTCTGGGAGACTATGTGGACAGAGGGAAGCAGTCTCTGGAGACCATCTGTCTGCTTCTGGCCTACAAAATCAAATACCCGGAGAACTTCTTCCTGCTGAGAGGGAATCATGAGTGCGCCTCCATCAACAGAATATATGGATTCTATGATGAGTGTGAGTGATATGTGGTGGCTGTAATAATCATAACCCTGCACTCTCTGACAGAATATAGCCTTTGTATCTACATAAATTGCATTTTGTTATAGGTTCCTGTCATACGCATTGCCTAGCTTACTATCATCctaaaattatattttattattctaGGTAAAAGAAGGTACAACATCAAGCTCTGGAAAACATTTACAGATTGCTTTAACTGCCTCCCTATTGCTGCCATTGTTGATGAGAAGATATTCTGTTGCCATGGAGGTAGGTTGCGTTTTAGTAGTCCTTAAACATGAAGAGAAGTGGTCCTGTTTTAGGACACACTAAGACATTGCTGTGATATTGAGAAATACTATTTTCTTTTATTTCAATTGTGTACTTCTCATTTGCCCACAAGGTCTTACTGC containing:
- the LOC115164663 gene encoding serine/threonine-protein phosphatase PP1-gamma catalytic subunit — translated: MADVDKLNIDSIIQRLLEVRGAKPGKNVQLQENEIRGLCLKSREIFLSQPILLELEAPLKICGDIHGQYYDLLRLFEYGGFPPESNYLFLGDYVDRGKQSLETICLLLAYKIKYPENFFLLRGNHECASINRIYGFYDECKRRYNIKLWKTFTDCFNCLPIAAIVDEKIFCCHGGLSPDLQSMEQIRRVMRPTDVPDQGLLCDLLWSDPDKDVLGWGENDRGVSFTFGSEVVAKFLHKHDLDLICRAHQVVEDGYEFFAKRQLVTLFSAPNYCGEFDNAGAMMSVDETLMCSFQILKPAEKKKPNGSRPVTPPRNMVTKQGKK